In one Chelmon rostratus isolate fCheRos1 chromosome 7, fCheRos1.pri, whole genome shotgun sequence genomic region, the following are encoded:
- the zgc:113149 gene encoding flocculation protein FLO11 isoform X2: protein MSVPWRDEDEESKVGGVRGGTRAKPRFSFTEVKLLLEAVKRNRYIILRKFNHGVSAETKKQTWAEITDQINGLGENHREVRQIMKKWADLKCDGKRRIIALRGPNGNTMRKKNLGPVERMVHKILMMSPRGDGNSDLEFGEDDDFSKLYSKDPPSNPPPYSYLNLTDSSYSLPGGSSFDISPLSSPEKELGERMTDFDENEDSTFSSYPPSLPPPSSTSLDPLPDNALLRIKPVHTYSRNNSQNNTSSRPPPGPSSSVASTSSVFPDADAASYSAAPPPSQSPTSSNMTASSVPAPPSSSALPPATSSKSVASNDSTSHNAPSTSSIPPPPAPSASSVAVSSSSSVAASSSVPSSNSHQPSPSSSSVLPPNHTSTSGSNPSDPLPAGASSRRAHDHVAQMASQSLQQQRASRMLLTSVSQSLETLAQSVQLLVESQQEFVQESLLLQRETVDILRDFSNTTLTMLRDKANSGQMATHHHHHHPASRF, encoded by the exons GGAAGTTTAACCACGGCGTGTCGGCTGAAACCAAGAAACAGACCTGGGCTGAAATCACGGATCAGATCAACGGTCTGGGAGAGAATCACAGAGAG GTGCGTCAGATCATGAAGAAGTGGGCGGACCTCAAATGTGATGGAAAGCGGCGCATCATAGCCCTCCGAGGCCCCAATGGTAATACGATGAGGAAGAAGAACCTGGGCCCCGTGGAGAGGATGGTCCATAAGATATTAATGATGAGTCCCAGAGGAG atggCAACAGTGATCTGGAGTTTGGCGAAGACGACGACTTTTCAAAGCTTTACAGTAAAGACCCACCGTCTAACCCTCCTCCCTACTCCTACCTCAACCTGACAGACAGTTCCTACTCTCTACCAGGAGGATCCTCCTTTgacatttctcctctttcctcaccAGAGAAAGAACTCGGTG AACGTATGACGGATTTTGACGAAAATGAGGACTCCACATTCTCCTCCtaccctccctctcttcccccgccctcctccacctccctggaCCCCCTGCCTGACAACGCCCTGCTGAGGATCAAGCCGGTCCACACCTACTCCCGAAACAACAGCCAGAACAACACCTCGTCCAGACCTCCACCTGgaccctcctcctctgtggcctcCACCTCTTCCGTTTTTCCTGATGCAGACGCCGCCTCGTACTCTGCTGCGCCTCCCCCGTCGCAGTCCCCCACAAGCTCAAACATGACTGCCTCCTCCGTCcctgctcccccctcctcctctgctctccctcctgccACCTCCTCTAAATCTGTTGCGAGCAATGACTCTACCTCTCACAACGCgccctccacttcctccatccCACCGCCTCCCGctccttctgcttcctctgttgCCGTGTCTTCTTCGTCCTCCGTTGctgcctcctcttctgtccCCTCCTCCAACTCTCATCagccttctccctcctcctcctcagtcctcCCACCCAATCATACCAGCACCTCAGGCTCAAACCCCTCTGACCCTCTGCCAGCTGGAGCGTCCTCCCGCAGGGCCCACGACCACGTGGCCCAGATGGCCTCTCAgagcctccagcagcagcgagccAGCAGGATGCTTCTGACCTCGGTGTCTCAGTCTCTGGAGACGTTGGCTCAGTCCgtccagctgctggtggagagcCAGCAGGAGTTTGTGCAggagtctctgctgctgcagagggagacagtGGACATCCTGAGAGATTTCTCCAACACCACGCTGACTATGCTTAGAGACAAAGCCAACAGTGGACAAATGGcgacacatcatcatcatcatcatcccgcTTCACGCTTCTGA
- the zgc:113149 gene encoding flocculation protein FLO11 isoform X1 has protein sequence MSVPWRDEDEESKVGGVRGGTRAKPRFSFTEVKLLLEAVKRNRYIILRKFNHGVSAETKKQTWAEITDQINGLGENHREVRQIMKKWADLKCDGKRRIIALRGPNGNTMRKKNLGPVERMVHKILMMSPRGDGNSDLEFGEDDDFSKLYSKDPPSNPPPYSYLNLTDSSYSLPGGSSFDISPLSSPEKELGGDPFHSSSDFDLDLADDGERMTDFDENEDSTFSSYPPSLPPPSSTSLDPLPDNALLRIKPVHTYSRNNSQNNTSSRPPPGPSSSVASTSSVFPDADAASYSAAPPPSQSPTSSNMTASSVPAPPSSSALPPATSSKSVASNDSTSHNAPSTSSIPPPPAPSASSVAVSSSSSVAASSSVPSSNSHQPSPSSSSVLPPNHTSTSGSNPSDPLPAGASSRRAHDHVAQMASQSLQQQRASRMLLTSVSQSLETLAQSVQLLVESQQEFVQESLLLQRETVDILRDFSNTTLTMLRDKANSGQMATHHHHHHPASRF, from the exons GGAAGTTTAACCACGGCGTGTCGGCTGAAACCAAGAAACAGACCTGGGCTGAAATCACGGATCAGATCAACGGTCTGGGAGAGAATCACAGAGAG GTGCGTCAGATCATGAAGAAGTGGGCGGACCTCAAATGTGATGGAAAGCGGCGCATCATAGCCCTCCGAGGCCCCAATGGTAATACGATGAGGAAGAAGAACCTGGGCCCCGTGGAGAGGATGGTCCATAAGATATTAATGATGAGTCCCAGAGGAG atggCAACAGTGATCTGGAGTTTGGCGAAGACGACGACTTTTCAAAGCTTTACAGTAAAGACCCACCGTCTAACCCTCCTCCCTACTCCTACCTCAACCTGACAGACAGTTCCTACTCTCTACCAGGAGGATCCTCCTTTgacatttctcctctttcctcaccAGAGAAAGAACTCGGTG GCGATCCTTTCCATTCCTCCTCTGACTTTGACTTAGACCTGGCTGACGATGGAG AACGTATGACGGATTTTGACGAAAATGAGGACTCCACATTCTCCTCCtaccctccctctcttcccccgccctcctccacctccctggaCCCCCTGCCTGACAACGCCCTGCTGAGGATCAAGCCGGTCCACACCTACTCCCGAAACAACAGCCAGAACAACACCTCGTCCAGACCTCCACCTGgaccctcctcctctgtggcctcCACCTCTTCCGTTTTTCCTGATGCAGACGCCGCCTCGTACTCTGCTGCGCCTCCCCCGTCGCAGTCCCCCACAAGCTCAAACATGACTGCCTCCTCCGTCcctgctcccccctcctcctctgctctccctcctgccACCTCCTCTAAATCTGTTGCGAGCAATGACTCTACCTCTCACAACGCgccctccacttcctccatccCACCGCCTCCCGctccttctgcttcctctgttgCCGTGTCTTCTTCGTCCTCCGTTGctgcctcctcttctgtccCCTCCTCCAACTCTCATCagccttctccctcctcctcctcagtcctcCCACCCAATCATACCAGCACCTCAGGCTCAAACCCCTCTGACCCTCTGCCAGCTGGAGCGTCCTCCCGCAGGGCCCACGACCACGTGGCCCAGATGGCCTCTCAgagcctccagcagcagcgagccAGCAGGATGCTTCTGACCTCGGTGTCTCAGTCTCTGGAGACGTTGGCTCAGTCCgtccagctgctggtggagagcCAGCAGGAGTTTGTGCAggagtctctgctgctgcagagggagacagtGGACATCCTGAGAGATTTCTCCAACACCACGCTGACTATGCTTAGAGACAAAGCCAACAGTGGACAAATGGcgacacatcatcatcatcatcatcccgcTTCACGCTTCTGA